The sequence below is a genomic window from Uranotaenia lowii strain MFRU-FL chromosome 2, ASM2978415v1, whole genome shotgun sequence.
gatgatttttgttcttttgaagAACTGCAATCTCATGCGAGAGATGTGCACGATCTGTTACGTATAAAACATACACAGAGTCGTCAATCCAATGCTTTCGTTTGCAGCATTTGCCTTAAAGGTTTCGAAACAAAGCACGCATATGAGCGTCataggaaaataaataaaacacatCAGTTCATTTGCCTTGAATGTGGTGCGCAGTACGCTTCCAAGGTCAATTTAAGGCAACATGAGCGTAGCAAATGTGGAACAGTTGCCACAATACAGTGTGAAAAATGCGATAAAACGTTCACGACGATAAGTGGTTTACGAAATCATAGTATTCAACATGAAACTTCAAGACCTTACACCTGCGATATATGTGGACGTAGTTTTAGACGAAAAGGAGTCCTTAAAGATCATATGAACACAGTCCATGCTAcggagaaattatttaaatgtaCCATATGCATGGAATCCTTCTCGAGTCGAACTATTTTCAAATCTCATATGAACAGTCACACGCACGAAAAACTCTACCAGTGCAGGCATTGTGAGAAACGCTACCTCAAGGCCAGTGACCGGAACATGCACGAGAAACAAGTACATTTGGGGATAAGACCGTTCCAATGTAACTACTGTCCTGTATCCTTCATAAGGGATCGTGAGCGTAGATTACACGAGAGAATACACACCAAAGAAAAGCTGTACACGTGCGAGGTATGTGCTGAAGGCTACGATAAGTTTGCGGAGTTTAAGCAACATCGGTTGAACGAACATGGATTGGAAACGATGCGTGATTCAGGATCCTCAATGATTACCGCtttgatgaataaaaataaaaatcatgctgtagacgattgaaaaaaaaggttggtatttaagagttattttgaaagaacagCTTGTTAAAGTACGAAAGCAAAAGCCTGTTGGCTACTAAATAAGCTATTTATTTCGAATTTATAAGCTTTGGGTGCGCTCGCAATCACGATTTATACAATTTCCCATATGTGTGAAACCAATAGCCTGTACTCCAATTTCACTCAAATCTACGGTCATTCTTCTACGgtcttctaatttttttagcaGGACCAACACAGGTTCCATCCTCACAAGTTTGACCATTCCACAGAGTAACTAGGCTTTTGTACGAAAACCAAACTgaagtaaaactttttttggactttgattttaaacaaattatttgaatctaAATGAATGGTTCAATTGCttatttcctttgaaataaaataaactttttttaaccgaagaaaaatgtttttcacttCATGAAatggtttcttcaaaaaatatatatagatTTGACTTGCAAGAGAATTGCCAACGGATGGTTTTTTTCTGAAGTCCTTGGATGCCTCAAACGAGGTGTAAGTTGCGAAAGATGACACGGCTCCAAATCCAGCGGTCAGGTCAtttgaggccctcaggatcagaggggcGCAAGTCTCTAAATCATCCAATCTGAGTTAAGTATACCTAACGATTCATGTTTCCAATGTTTCATCGTACAAAACtcgaatttttaataatttttgaacactttttcgattgaattttaaaactgctcgaattcgaaaaatataacaTTATGAAAAATCGAGACTTTGAAGGCGtgaaactatcatttaggcacttgcATCCCTCTGATCACGAGCGCTTcatttgtagattttttatttaaaattccttgtaggaagaaacaaataaataaacatcagaaaatatttcttcctaTTGGAATAactggaaaatggttcaatgaataaacactttaaaatttaaatctaaattatattgtgataaaagaaaaaaactttgaatcaaatgaaactgtttttttttttatcatagcatcattttttaaaagaaaaaatcttggaAGCAAAGGAAAATGCTTTCGAACAAAAgacattttaatttattataaatttttgttttaatatgaaatcctttttttgcggcactttccgttgaaaaaaaaaatcgttttgctgtatgttgaaaaaaaaggaactcgTTTGATTCGCCAGTAGTGATTTATTCGAGCAGATAGATGCTTGACGGTAACAGTTTTCCGATGTGGGTTTTATATGGTAAATTTAGTCCTACATACAACCTTTTAACTTAAgcgtgtttattttgttttcctttttggaaattgaatGAACGGCGGCTTTCTACACGGACAGAAAAAACAACCCACTCTAGGTACTTTTAACGTAAATCGCCACTTCAGTGCAGGAACTTACTAGTAGGTTAAAACACAACAACCTAAAAGTAGGTAGTTGCGCTTTAAGGTACCAGTGGGTGAAAATGACCTACttggaaaattttgggaaaaatcagaaaaaaatcataaaaatgcagTGATATGATTGTTTAAGTACTAAATCAGGGAAATTAGGTAAGGATTCCCAAATCTGAATTCCGGAGGGTAATATTGAGACAAATGTTGAAATTTCACggtaaaacattgaaattttataaacttttttatttgctcTCGTTACAATTTTCACTGTTTCACTTATCTTGGGACAATTCCCGTGATAGAACAccttggcccttattctgcgccgcgcatgaggtgacgattgtcacctcacctcgagtcaccgtgagatttgtcaccttattcccggagtcgttgtgggtaaagtgacagaggttcactctaggtgagtgaccgaatgaacacatctgtcaaaatggtagaattttgCTGGTGTTGTTTAGATTTTGCTCTCGCTTCGGATTTTCCGAAGTAAGTTTTTAGAATTTCGGGTTAGAATTTCGGTTCGAAAATGGCCATCATCGGATGGTACGGTTACAGCAAGCTGCTTCAGGAAGAAAAACGGACGATTTGTGCGACGTAAGTGGAAATTTCGTTCATCAAAGCTAAGTTCGGATCTGGGTCATATTGCcggggaaaaaaatcagatgccgACGGCTGCTGCTCCAAAAACCCAGCGCACAAAAGGCGGTGTTTGTTAAACATTTCCAAAGGTTTATCAGGTATGTAAAATAATTTGTGTTTTGTACCTGAAACTGTTCGATCATCCAAgagaagttaagtttttttttcgttttcagtaATGGCGAATGCTGccggtttatatattttcctAAACTGAAG
It includes:
- the LOC129748756 gene encoding oocyte zinc finger protein XlCOF6-like isoform X2 → MRVTKKFENEKNDNRIDHSNLPILSPDQVVDNEIIASNIDKVSKATSEFSESYDDFEIEYLDGYDGKSKSSVDVEEEVECIQEYLPMNELVTKIESFPKYSKYSTRGMQCCICSQLFEEHQSLETHYQEAHGMNEESLERSHLQCDYCNHIFADVAKLQKHKPTMKDLIYYVCSLCDSVLKDETSYIDHILSEVNHTEAIESFTSNEKFKICLSESNELCSYQCCQVDCFYETTIKCDVLKHISRTEEHGASSKQDKQTNRRTENSFVCCLSRCFDDFCSFEELQSHARDVHDLLRIKHTQSRQSNAFVCSICLKGFETKHAYERHRKINKTHQFICLECGAQYASKVNLRQHERSKCGTVATIQCEKCDKTFTTISGLRNHSIQHETSRPYTCDICGRSFRRKGVLKDHMNTVHATEKLFKCTICMESFSSRTIFKSHMNSHTHEKLYQCRHCEKRYLKASDRNMHEKQVHLGIRPFQCNYCPVSFIRDRERRLHERIHTKEKLYTCEVCAEGYDKFAEFKQHRLNEHGLETMRDSGSSMITALMNKNKNHAVDD